ACGTTTGCTCCCACATCAATGAGAACCGTTTTACCTTTTGGATTAGGCAAGGCGACCGCTATGGCTGGTCTTTCAAGGTCAGGAATAGAGCCTATTATAAACTTGCCAACCGTTAGCACCGCACCCGTGTTTCCCGCAGAGACAAGACCCTCCGCCTTGCCTTCCCTCACCAACATGCCTGCCACATACAGAGAGGAGTTTTTCTTTCTCAAGACATTAGAGGGGGTTTCGTGCATCTGCACCACATCCCCTGCATGAACTACCTGAAGACCGTCAAACTTCTCCCTTTCAAGAATTTGTCTTATTTTTTCTTCGTCTCCTACGAGGATGCTCTCAAGACCAAGCTCCTTGTAGGCAAGAATACAACCCTTTACTATCTCCTCGGGGGCGTAGTCCCCTCCCATACAGTCAACTGCTATTTTTGTCATGAAGTCTTGAGAACTTCCCTACCCTTGTAGTATCCACAGTATGGGCAAGCTCTGTGTGGCATCATAAGCTCGCCACAGTTAGGGCAGGTAGCAAGGGACAAGGAACTCAGCTTTGCGAAAAAGTTTTGGGCTCTCCTTTGGTCTCTTCTCCACCTTGAGGTTTTTCTCTTTGGAACTGCCATCTTATAGCCTCCATAAGGTCATAGTGGGAATTGTAATTATAACACATTCACCTTTTTGAGAAGGTCTCCAAGGGTGCTGGTCCTTTCCTCAAGGTCTTCATAGAGTCCCACATTGCAGTTAGGACTGCAAAGGGGCTTCATAGGTATGCTAAGTATTATCTGCTCTCTTACAAGCTCTGTGAGGTCAAAGGCTTCCTCGTCCTCAAAGAAGGACACATCAAGCTCTGAGGGCTTTAAATATAGCACTTCCGTAGTCGTAGTAGGATATGGCTCTATCCTAATGGACTCATGCCTGCCTATGTCCTTATGGAACACGGTCAAACATCTGCTACACTCAAGCACCACGTAGCCTTCAATCTCCATGTTTACCCTATATCCACCCTTTTCCTTGGTTATCTCCACATAAACGCTTACGGGCTCTCTTATCTCACCAAGGTCTGGAGGTAGCTTTAGGTCTTCTGGCTTGAAAACGTAGCTCTGGGAGAACCTGTTTTTTGTTTTAAATATCTCTTTGAGGTTTAATTTCACCATAATGGTTTAAAATATCTCAAAGCTAAGAAAATTTCAAGGAGGTCATTATGAAGCTTGTAGCCATTGGAGGAGGAACGGGGCTCTCCACGCTTTTGAGGGGGCTAAAAGAGAAGGTGGGAAAAGAGATTGAAGACCTCTCTGCCATAGTCACGGTGGCGGACAGTGGAGGAAGCACGGGAAGGCTCAGAAAAATATACAACATGCCAGCACCAGGAGACATAAGAAACTGCATTGTTGCTCTTTCGGAGAGCGAGGAGATAATGCAAAAACTTTTTCAGTTTAGGTTCAAAGGTGGAGAGCTTGAGGGTCATGCCTTTGGAAACCTTTTCCTTGTAGCACTTACGGAGATAACAGGTAGCTTTATGAATGCAATAAACATAGCATCACAGATATTAAGGACAAAGGGTGAGATAATACCTGCAACCCTTGAAAGTATCCAGCTTTGTGCGGAGTTTAGCGACGGGAAAATTATTTGTGGTGAAGAGGACATAACCGAGTATGGAAAGCACGACAGCGTAAGAATTAAAAACATATGGATAGAGCCAAGGGAAGCAAGAGCACCCATAGATGCTATTGCAAAGATAGAGTCTGCGGATATGATAGTTTTTGGTCCTGGGAGCTTATATACGAGCATAATCCCTAACCTACTCATTCAGGACATAAGGGAAGCGGTAAACCACTCCTTAGCCCTAAAGGTTTTTGTGGTAAACGCCATGACCCAACCCGGAGAAACCGACAGCTTTAGTGCCTATGACCATATAAAAGCCTTTAAAGAGTATGCAGGTGTTGAGAGGATAGATGTGGCGGTGGTAAACACAAAAATGCCATCAAGTTCTGTTTTGAAGAGGTATTTGGAACAAAAGCAAGAACCCGTAGTGCCAGATGTGGCAAGGATAGCAAAGGAAGGCATAGAAGTATATACAGAGGACTTAATAGGCGATAAGGACGACTTTGTAAGGCACGACCCACACAGGCTTGCGGACCTTATAGTGGAAA
This window of the Aquificaceae bacterium genome carries:
- the rpmF gene encoding 50S ribosomal protein L32, whose product is MAVPKRKTSRWRRDQRRAQNFFAKLSSLSLATCPNCGELMMPHRACPYCGYYKGREVLKTS
- a CDS encoding YceD family protein produces the protein MVKLNLKEIFKTKNRFSQSYVFKPEDLKLPPDLGEIREPVSVYVEITKEKGGYRVNMEIEGYVVLECSRCLTVFHKDIGRHESIRIEPYPTTTTEVLYLKPSELDVSFFEDEEAFDLTELVREQIILSIPMKPLCSPNCNVGLYEDLEERTSTLGDLLKKVNVL
- a CDS encoding YvcK family protein, whose translation is MKLVAIGGGTGLSTLLRGLKEKVGKEIEDLSAIVTVADSGGSTGRLRKIYNMPAPGDIRNCIVALSESEEIMQKLFQFRFKGGELEGHAFGNLFLVALTEITGSFMNAINIASQILRTKGEIIPATLESIQLCAEFSDGKIICGEEDITEYGKHDSVRIKNIWIEPREARAPIDAIAKIESADMIVFGPGSLYTSIIPNLLIQDIREAVNHSLALKVFVVNAMTQPGETDSFSAYDHIKAFKEYAGVERIDVAVVNTKMPSSSVLKRYLEQKQEPVVPDVARIAKEGIEVYTEDLIGDKDDFVRHDPHRLADLIVEIYKKHGVFS